The Christensenella timonensis DNA segment CTCGGTTCTGGTATTGATTTATGTATTGCGCAAAATCAGCAAATCGAAATTGAGTATTTCCGATTCCATTTTTTGGATCGTATTCGCGATACTATTGCTTTTGCTGAGCGTCTTTCCGCAGATCGCGTTTTTCTTTTCCGGGCTTTTGGGTATCGAAACGCCGCTCAACTTTGTTTTGCTGTTCTTTATCGCTCTTATGATCTTGAAGTTGTTTTTGATGTCCATCAAAATTTCGCAACTGGAAGAAAAGAACAAGCAGATGGCACAGAAGATCGCTATGGATCAAATGGAGCAAAGGGGAAAAAAGGATGAATAAATTTTCCCATGTTTTTGCGGTATGTGCTTATAAGGAAAGCCCGTATCTGGCGGATTGCCTGCAGGCGCTCAAAGACCAAAGCGCTCCGGCACAGATACTGATCGCAACCTCCACGCCGAATGCGTATATCAATAAAATGGCGGAAAAGTTTGAGGTGCCCGTTTTTGTAAGCGGCAGGGAAAGCGGGATCGGCCGTGACTGGAATTTTGCCCTCTCCTGTGCGGAGGCGGATTTTGTGACGATCGCGCACCAGGATGATATTTATTTGCGGGATTACCTGCAAAGCATAGAAGAATACAATCGGCTGGCAAAAGACCCGATATTGTTTTTTACAGATTATGGGGAGCTGCGCAATCAGAAAGAGGTATATGACAACCGGCTGCTTCAGGTGAAGCGGAAGATCAATGCTTTTTTGAAGCCGCGTATATTCTGGCATAGCAGGTTTATGCGTAACCGTACGCTATCCGTGGGCAATGCCATTTGCTGCCCGTCCGTGTGTATCCACAAATCAAAGTTCCCGGATTTTCGTTTTGATGAAACGATGACCTGCGACCTCGATTGGGACGCATGGAGCAGGC contains these protein-coding regions:
- a CDS encoding glycosyltransferase family 2 protein; this encodes MNKFSHVFAVCAYKESPYLADCLQALKDQSAPAQILIATSTPNAYINKMAEKFEVPVFVSGRESGIGRDWNFALSCAEADFVTIAHQDDIYLRDYLQSIEEYNRLAKDPILFFTDYGELRNQKEVYDNRLLQVKRKINAFLKPRIFWHSRFMRNRTLSVGNAICCPSVCIHKSKFPDFRFDETMTCDLDWDAWSRLAKEKGSFVYIPRPLMLHRIHEGSETTNQLEEGKRFAEDLEMFRRYWPRPLAKMIMKKYATSTDSNKISG
- a CDS encoding DUF2304 domain-containing protein, coding for MGLELRIVLIVISVLVLIYVLRKISKSKLSISDSIFWIVFAILLLLLSVFPQIAFFFSGLLGIETPLNFVLLFFIALMILKLFLMSIKISQLEEKNKQMAQKIAMDQMEQRGKKDE